One genomic region from Bradyrhizobium icense encodes:
- a CDS encoding ABC transporter substrate-binding protein, whose product MRNDITRRDALALGASAAALAVTGASAQTASTIKAADVPAPKFAIEKGASLRMLRPVRFVQADEDVFRANAAKFTKETGVDVKVDFVGWEDISQQTAVTSNSGAGPDMIIGFSDAPHIYIDKLVELTDVADYLGKRYGGWQPLAQKYGTRNKSNAWIGLPFGATAGPLIYRKSVLQSVGFDKVPEDHAGILDLCRKLQKAGKPAGFALGNAKGDGNGFANWALWSHNASLLDEEGNVVINSKETIAALNWVKELYPTFIAGTSSWNDVSNNRAYSSQEISLTANGVSLYFSLKNDPATRAIAEDSEHQLLPKGQAKISPMAGLTLNAMLFKHSQYPNAAKAFLQFMLEKEQYEPWLNANSGYWSQPLAAYADAAVWSSDPKVAIFKNTMNSSYYDGYKGPISTATGAVSADYVLIQMCAAVATGASTPETAAAEAEQRAKRYFRRQGR is encoded by the coding sequence ATGAGGAACGACATCACCCGTCGTGACGCCTTGGCTTTGGGCGCATCCGCCGCCGCGCTGGCCGTGACCGGCGCATCGGCGCAAACCGCGTCCACGATCAAGGCCGCCGACGTTCCGGCACCCAAGTTCGCAATCGAAAAAGGCGCATCCTTGCGCATGCTGCGCCCGGTGCGCTTCGTGCAGGCCGACGAGGACGTGTTTCGCGCCAATGCGGCCAAATTCACCAAGGAGACCGGCGTCGACGTCAAGGTCGACTTCGTCGGCTGGGAAGACATCAGCCAGCAGACCGCGGTGACCTCGAACTCCGGCGCCGGCCCCGACATGATCATCGGCTTCTCCGACGCGCCGCACATCTATATCGACAAGCTGGTCGAGCTGACCGACGTGGCCGACTATCTCGGCAAGCGCTACGGCGGCTGGCAGCCGCTGGCGCAAAAATACGGCACGCGCAACAAGAGCAACGCCTGGATCGGATTGCCGTTCGGTGCCACTGCCGGCCCGCTGATCTACCGCAAATCGGTGCTGCAATCGGTCGGCTTCGACAAGGTGCCGGAAGACCATGCCGGAATTCTCGACCTGTGCCGCAAGCTGCAAAAGGCCGGCAAGCCGGCCGGCTTCGCGCTCGGCAACGCCAAGGGCGACGGCAACGGGTTTGCCAACTGGGCGCTGTGGTCGCACAACGCCTCCCTGCTCGACGAAGAGGGCAACGTCGTCATCAACAGCAAGGAGACCATCGCCGCGCTGAACTGGGTCAAGGAGCTGTATCCGACCTTCATCGCCGGCACGTCGTCGTGGAACGACGTCAGCAACAACCGCGCCTACTCCTCGCAGGAAATCTCGCTGACCGCCAACGGCGTCTCGCTGTATTTCTCGCTGAAGAACGATCCGGCGACGCGCGCGATCGCCGAGGACAGCGAGCATCAATTGCTGCCGAAGGGCCAGGCCAAGATTTCACCGATGGCGGGGCTGACGCTGAACGCGATGCTGTTCAAGCACAGCCAGTATCCCAACGCCGCAAAGGCATTCCTGCAATTCATGCTGGAAAAGGAACAATACGAGCCGTGGCTCAACGCCAACTCGGGCTACTGGTCGCAGCCGCTTGCCGCCTATGCCGACGCCGCGGTGTGGTCCAGCGATCCCAAGGTCGCGATCTTCAAGAACACCATGAACAGCTCCTATTACGACGGCTACAAGGGCCCGATCTCGACGGCGACCGGTGCGGTCAGCGCCGACTACGTGCTGATCCAGATGTGCGCAGCAGTTGCGACCGGCGCCTCGACGCCGGAAACCGCGGCCGCGGAAGCGGAGCAGCGCGCGAAGCGGTATTTCCGGCGGCAGGGGCGGTGA
- a CDS encoding carbohydrate ABC transporter permease, producing MSVTTLPSRGMALRQPGWIARLFDYKPFLIVMCLAPAIGLLTVFLTYPLGLGVWLAFTDTTIGQRGIFIGLENFQYLWTDPLWWGAVFYSVFYTAIATFGKFALGFWLALLLNNHFPLKSLLRAIVLLPWIVPTVLSALAFWWIYDPQFSIISYLLVDVLHIRSTNIDFLGTPWPARFSLIAANIWRGIPFVAISLLAGLQTISPSLYEAAMLDGATAWQRFRYITLPMMMPILAIVMTFSIIFTFTDFQLVYAITRGGPVNSTHLLATLAFQRGIAGGELGEGAAIAVSMIPFLVFATLFSYFGLARRKWQQGEAND from the coding sequence ATGTCTGTAACCACTCTCCCCTCGCGCGGCATGGCGCTCCGGCAACCAGGCTGGATCGCGCGCCTGTTCGACTACAAGCCGTTCCTGATCGTGATGTGCCTGGCGCCGGCGATCGGGCTGTTGACGGTGTTCCTCACCTACCCGCTCGGCCTCGGCGTCTGGCTCGCCTTCACCGACACCACGATCGGCCAGCGCGGCATCTTCATTGGCCTGGAGAACTTCCAGTATCTGTGGACCGATCCCTTGTGGTGGGGCGCGGTGTTCTACAGCGTGTTCTACACGGCGATCGCGACCTTCGGGAAATTCGCGCTCGGCTTCTGGCTGGCGCTGCTGCTCAACAACCACTTCCCGCTCAAGAGCCTGCTCCGCGCCATCGTGCTGTTGCCGTGGATCGTGCCGACGGTGCTGTCGGCGCTGGCGTTCTGGTGGATCTACGATCCGCAGTTCTCGATCATCTCCTATCTGCTGGTCGACGTCTTGCATATCCGCTCGACCAACATCGACTTCCTCGGCACGCCATGGCCGGCGAGGTTTTCGCTGATCGCAGCCAACATCTGGCGCGGGATTCCCTTTGTGGCGATCTCGCTTTTGGCCGGCCTGCAGACCATCTCGCCCTCGCTCTATGAAGCCGCGATGCTGGACGGCGCCACCGCCTGGCAGCGCTTCCGCTACATTACGCTGCCGATGATGATGCCGATCCTGGCGATCGTCATGACGTTCTCGATCATCTTCACCTTTACCGACTTCCAGCTCGTCTATGCCATCACCCGCGGCGGTCCGGTCAATTCCACGCATCTGCTCGCAACGCTCGCCTTCCAGCGCGGCATCGCCGGCGGCGAGCTCGGCGAGGGTGCAGCGATCGCGGTCTCGATGATCCCGTTCCTGGTGTTCGCGACGTTGTTCAGCTACTTCGGCCTCGCGCGCCGCAAATGGCAGCAGGGAGAAGCCAATGACTGA
- a CDS encoding carbohydrate ABC transporter permease → MTDVAAQPGNSNVASATPDTMAWDSRARRVMMIYLPLACFVLILLFPFYWMAITSFKPNAELLNYKQHNPFWISSPTLAHIKHLLFDTAYPTWLKTTMFVAIGSTFLSLFASTLAAYAIERLRFRGSPYVGLGIYLAYLVPPSILFIPLATVIVQFGLFDSPLALILVYPTFLVPFCTWLLIGYFKSIPYELEECALVDGATRLQILRRITLPLAVPGLISAGIFSFTLSWNEFIYALAFIQSGANKTVPVAILTELVTGDVYQWGALMAGSLLGSLPVALFYSLFVDYYVSSLTGAVKE, encoded by the coding sequence ATGACTGACGTAGCCGCTCAACCGGGCAACAGCAATGTCGCCAGCGCCACGCCCGACACCATGGCGTGGGATTCCCGCGCGCGGCGGGTGATGATGATCTACCTGCCGCTGGCCTGCTTCGTGCTGATCCTGCTGTTCCCGTTCTACTGGATGGCGATCACCTCGTTCAAACCGAACGCGGAGCTTCTGAACTACAAGCAGCACAACCCGTTCTGGATTTCCTCGCCGACGCTGGCGCATATCAAGCACCTGCTGTTCGACACCGCCTACCCGACCTGGCTGAAGACCACGATGTTCGTGGCGATCGGCTCCACGTTCCTGTCGCTGTTCGCTTCGACGCTCGCAGCCTACGCGATCGAGCGGCTGCGCTTCCGCGGCAGCCCCTATGTGGGCCTCGGCATCTATCTCGCCTACCTGGTGCCGCCCTCGATCCTGTTCATCCCGCTGGCCACCGTGATCGTGCAGTTCGGACTGTTCGACTCGCCGCTGGCGCTGATCCTGGTGTATCCGACCTTCCTGGTGCCGTTCTGCACCTGGCTCCTGATCGGCTATTTCAAGTCGATCCCCTATGAGCTCGAGGAATGCGCACTGGTCGATGGCGCCACACGGCTGCAAATCCTGCGCCGGATCACGCTGCCGCTCGCGGTGCCCGGCCTGATCTCGGCCGGCATCTTCTCCTTCACGCTGTCGTGGAACGAATTCATCTACGCGCTCGCCTTCATCCAGAGCGGCGCCAATAAGACGGTGCCGGTCGCGATCCTGACCGAACTCGTCACCGGCGACGTCTACCAGTGGGGCGCGCTGATGGCAGGCTCCCTGCTCGGCTCGCTGCCGGTCGCGCTGTTTTACTCGCTGTTCGTGGATTATTACGTGTCGTCCCTGACGGGCGCGGTGAAGGAGTAA
- a CDS encoding TonB family protein, with protein sequence MNAFALHDVSDQAVVRRWGASATAIVAAHAALIALAMNWYTQQPAPGVAMPAIMVDLAPITSSPEAATMDMMPGPEIQEADASPPEPAAADAVPEQIAPTPPQEKPEVVAPPEQKQQPTPEKPEPAKIVPEQKPVPVKPKIVRPDAKKPSEAPPAPRTSAPPRAERQAPAASAISAGASASAMATYTQRVRAHLLRFHKYPSGGNGQRGVVRLSFTLGRGGQVLSSRVGGSSGVPAFDALAMALVRQAQPFPAFPPEITYATMPINVPVEFRPN encoded by the coding sequence ATGAACGCGTTCGCCCTGCATGACGTCTCCGATCAGGCCGTCGTCCGGCGTTGGGGAGCTTCGGCGACGGCGATCGTTGCCGCGCATGCCGCACTAATCGCATTGGCGATGAACTGGTACACCCAGCAGCCGGCGCCCGGCGTGGCGATGCCCGCCATCATGGTCGATCTAGCGCCCATCACGTCGTCGCCAGAGGCAGCAACAATGGACATGATGCCGGGACCAGAGATACAGGAGGCGGACGCGTCGCCGCCCGAGCCCGCGGCCGCAGACGCCGTGCCCGAGCAGATCGCGCCGACCCCGCCGCAGGAGAAGCCGGAAGTCGTTGCGCCGCCGGAGCAGAAGCAGCAGCCGACACCAGAAAAGCCCGAGCCAGCGAAGATCGTCCCCGAGCAGAAGCCGGTACCGGTGAAGCCGAAAATCGTCCGGCCGGATGCCAAGAAGCCGTCGGAGGCGCCGCCGGCTCCGCGTACCAGCGCGCCGCCGCGCGCCGAGCGCCAGGCGCCTGCCGCATCGGCGATCAGCGCGGGTGCCTCTGCCTCAGCGATGGCGACCTACACTCAGCGGGTCCGCGCGCATTTGTTACGCTTCCATAAATATCCATCCGGCGGCAACGGCCAGCGCGGCGTCGTCAGGTTGTCCTTCACGCTGGGCCGCGGCGGTCAGGTATTGTCGAGCCGCGTCGGCGGCTCTTCGGGAGTTCCTGCGTTCGATGCACTGGCCATGGCATTGGTTCGCCAAGCTCAGCCATTCCCTGCATTTCCACCCGAGATCACTTACGCGACAATGCCCATTAACGTTCCGGTGGAGTTCAGGCCCAACTAG
- the exbD gene encoding TonB system transport protein ExbD — translation MGAKLGQAVGGRRGGGEDLVEAHEINVTPFIDVMLVLLIIFMVAAPLATVDLGVNLPASAVEPSPRPDKPVFVTVKPDLSVAVGEDVIARDTLTATIDAATKGDKNERIYLRADKAVSYGDLMEVMNLLRNAGYLKIALVGLDGRT, via the coding sequence ATGGGCGCGAAGCTCGGGCAAGCAGTTGGCGGACGGCGTGGCGGCGGCGAGGATCTTGTCGAGGCGCACGAAATCAACGTCACGCCGTTCATCGACGTGATGCTGGTGCTTCTGATCATCTTCATGGTCGCCGCGCCGCTCGCAACCGTCGATCTCGGCGTCAATCTTCCCGCCAGTGCCGTCGAGCCATCGCCGCGCCCGGACAAGCCGGTGTTCGTCACGGTGAAGCCGGACCTTTCCGTGGCAGTCGGCGAGGATGTGATCGCACGCGATACGCTGACGGCCACCATCGATGCCGCCACGAAGGGCGACAAGAACGAGCGTATCTATTTGCGCGCCGACAAGGCCGTCAGCTACGGCGACCTGATGGAGGTGATGAACCTGTTGCGTAATGCCGGCTATCTCAAGATCGCGTTGGTCGGCCTCGACGGCCGCACTTGA
- the exbB gene encoding tonB-system energizer ExbB, which translates to MIRWCGVAGVAGMPGAALAATDVALLPRNLSPWNMFVNADVVVQAVMVGLAFASLATWTIWLAKTVEIRRKTAMAKRRLSMLETDTVLAKAEQESRGGNDAVAQIIQSAAREASLSGGHFDDGLKERVALRLERVEAAMSRQIARGTGVLATIGATAPFVGLFGTVWGIMNSFIGISEAKTTNLAVVAPGIAEALLATALGLVAAIPAVVIYNHLTRTISVHRALLGDASALVLLLISREGDRGAFRLARAAE; encoded by the coding sequence ATGATCCGTTGGTGCGGCGTTGCCGGCGTGGCTGGAATGCCGGGGGCGGCGCTCGCCGCCACTGATGTTGCGCTGCTGCCGCGCAATCTGTCCCCTTGGAACATGTTCGTGAATGCGGACGTCGTGGTGCAGGCGGTCATGGTGGGCTTGGCCTTCGCCTCGCTGGCGACGTGGACGATCTGGCTGGCCAAGACGGTCGAAATCCGCCGCAAGACCGCGATGGCCAAACGGCGCTTGAGCATGCTGGAAACCGACACCGTGCTCGCCAAGGCCGAACAGGAAAGCCGCGGCGGCAACGATGCCGTGGCGCAGATCATCCAGTCCGCCGCCCGCGAGGCCAGTCTCTCCGGCGGTCATTTCGACGATGGCCTCAAGGAACGGGTCGCGCTGCGGCTGGAGCGGGTCGAGGCGGCGATGTCCAGGCAGATCGCGCGCGGTACCGGCGTGCTCGCGACCATCGGCGCCACCGCGCCGTTCGTCGGCCTGTTCGGAACGGTCTGGGGCATCATGAACTCCTTCATCGGCATTTCCGAAGCCAAGACCACCAACCTTGCCGTGGTCGCGCCCGGCATTGCGGAGGCGTTGCTCGCGACCGCACTCGGTCTCGTCGCGGCGATCCCCGCGGTCGTGATCTACAACCATCTCACCCGCACGATCTCAGTCCATCGGGCGTTGCTGGGCGATGCTTCGGCGCTGGTGCTGCTCCTGATCAGCCGCGAGGGCGACCGCGGCGCGTTCCGCCTCGCTCGCGCTGCGGAGTGA
- the hutX gene encoding heme utilization cystosolic carrier protein HutX has product MLSTDLADLKAHMAENPGAVIEDVARERKVAPRAVLEALPDTMVRLGPGSEFAAAMNDVAQWGEVTMIVHTDDAIFEFTGSIPRGEVGRGYFNLMQPKGLHGHLRHERCGAIAFVERPFMGKSSAFIAFINVDGGIMFKVFVGRDEQRALRGDQLQRFHALAERIAPARAA; this is encoded by the coding sequence ATGTTGAGCACGGACCTTGCCGACCTCAAGGCCCATATGGCCGAGAATCCGGGTGCGGTGATCGAGGACGTGGCGCGGGAGCGCAAGGTCGCGCCGCGCGCCGTGCTCGAGGCATTGCCGGACACGATGGTGCGCCTCGGCCCCGGCAGTGAATTCGCCGCTGCGATGAACGACGTCGCGCAGTGGGGCGAGGTGACGATGATCGTCCATACCGACGACGCGATCTTCGAGTTCACCGGCAGCATCCCGAGAGGCGAAGTAGGCCGCGGTTACTTCAACCTGATGCAGCCGAAGGGACTGCACGGTCACCTCCGGCACGAACGCTGCGGAGCCATCGCCTTCGTCGAGCGGCCCTTCATGGGCAAATCGTCGGCCTTCATCGCGTTCATCAATGTGGACGGCGGCATCATGTTCAAGGTGTTTGTCGGCCGCGACGAGCAGCGCGCGCTGCGCGGCGACCAGTTGCAGCGCTTTCATGCGTTGGCGGAAAGGATCGCGCCCGCCCGCGCGGCGTAA
- a CDS encoding antibiotic biosynthesis monooxygenase family protein has product MFIAMNRFQVKIGSEAAFETVWRTRESYLSNMAGFVEFHLLKGPVAEDHTLYSSHTVWVDKAAFEAWTKSEEFRRAHARADNKTGESLYLGHPKFEGFEVILSERKSSAAA; this is encoded by the coding sequence ATGTTTATCGCGATGAACCGGTTCCAGGTGAAGATTGGCTCTGAAGCGGCCTTCGAGACCGTGTGGCGCACGCGCGAGTCCTATCTCAGCAACATGGCCGGCTTCGTCGAGTTTCACCTGCTCAAGGGGCCCGTTGCCGAGGATCACACGCTGTATTCGTCGCATACGGTCTGGGTCGACAAGGCCGCATTCGAAGCCTGGACCAAATCGGAAGAGTTCCGCCGCGCGCATGCCCGCGCCGACAACAAGACCGGTGAAAGCCTTTACCTCGGCCATCCGAAGTTCGAGGGATTCGAGGTGATCCTGAGCGAGCGCAAGTCCAGCGCTGCTGCGTGA
- a CDS encoding TonB-dependent hemoglobin/transferrin/lactoferrin family receptor, with amino-acid sequence MADGARISRALLLGASVFSIALLVGEAGNAQTAGTQAASGSSERQKQSRRKPAKPPQDQQATAPAMNARAQIGAAPVQSLDTITAVATKTEERAIDALAPVSSVTLDQIQGLQPNRLSDIFYNVPGVSFQERGDDPSTVINIRGLQDFGRVAVVVDGARQNYQRTGHNANGSFFLDPELVGGVDVVRGPTANIYGSGAIGGVVSFRTKDIDDVVRPGERWGVDMTGSGGTNNARGLGSIFGGVRADPNVDVFGGAVYRTQGNYKDGNGTEIGNSGNEIAAGLMKLTVRPAEGHEVKLGGIFQDYQYSIGQFNRGPVLTAAQRALFQGSSVYASDVKNYTGTLTWKYARPDDNLWDWNMSLYGNRTDNDQTKTHHNSASGAAFCGPGNVGNNISGCVGDRRGYVLDTLGIDVNNTTRFNVGDWRNAVTLGLDAFQDDVKTFDSRGNSNITTPSGLRTVSGGFAQLKQNYSTWFEAVSAIRYDRYDLHSPTVATGGGGDRFSPKFTVGVTPVPGFTPYASYAEGYRAPAITETLIAGAHATGGGPALFPCPGGTAGLFCFLSNPNLRPEVGKNKEVGVNLKYNDVFAAGDSFRGKFNVFRNDVDGYIDLVASAPRPAILVPVPGLFSQFYQYQNIAHARIEGFEWETAYDTGLWYVGFSGHLMQGKNVATNVGLSTITPRKITTTGGVRLLDRRLILAAQWSSFGPNNDVPAGYLPATGYELVNLYLTWHATKDIMFTASIDNLLNQYYRPYAIPGNSTDGTNQNDVLWSSPGPGRVYKAGLKIHFGGV; translated from the coding sequence ATGGCTGACGGGGCTAGGATTTCGCGCGCCCTCTTGTTGGGCGCGTCGGTGTTTTCAATTGCATTGCTGGTCGGGGAAGCCGGCAACGCGCAGACGGCGGGTACGCAGGCTGCGAGCGGCTCTTCCGAGCGGCAGAAGCAGTCGCGGCGCAAGCCGGCGAAGCCGCCGCAGGATCAGCAGGCAACAGCGCCGGCGATGAATGCGCGGGCGCAGATTGGAGCCGCGCCGGTGCAGTCGCTTGATACGATTACGGCAGTCGCGACCAAGACCGAGGAGCGCGCGATCGACGCGCTGGCGCCGGTCAGCTCCGTGACGCTCGACCAGATTCAGGGCCTGCAGCCGAACCGGCTTTCCGACATTTTCTACAACGTGCCCGGCGTCTCGTTTCAGGAGCGCGGCGACGATCCTTCGACCGTCATCAACATCCGCGGTCTGCAGGATTTCGGCCGCGTCGCCGTCGTCGTCGATGGCGCGCGGCAGAACTACCAACGTACCGGCCACAATGCCAACGGCTCGTTCTTCCTCGATCCCGAGCTGGTTGGTGGCGTCGACGTCGTGCGCGGCCCAACCGCCAACATCTACGGCTCCGGCGCGATCGGCGGCGTGGTCTCGTTTCGCACCAAGGACATCGATGACGTGGTGCGCCCGGGCGAACGCTGGGGCGTCGACATGACCGGCTCCGGCGGCACCAACAACGCGCGCGGCCTTGGCTCGATCTTCGGCGGCGTCCGTGCCGATCCCAACGTCGACGTGTTCGGCGGCGCAGTCTATCGCACGCAGGGCAATTACAAGGACGGCAACGGCACCGAGATCGGCAATAGCGGCAACGAGATCGCGGCCGGCCTGATGAAGCTCACGGTACGACCGGCCGAGGGGCACGAGGTCAAACTCGGCGGCATTTTCCAGGATTACCAATACAGCATCGGCCAGTTCAATCGCGGGCCGGTACTGACGGCGGCACAACGCGCGCTCTTCCAGGGTTCGTCAGTCTACGCGTCCGACGTCAAGAACTACACGGGAACGCTCACCTGGAAGTACGCCAGGCCGGACGACAATCTCTGGGATTGGAATATGTCGCTGTACGGCAACCGCACCGACAACGACCAGACGAAGACACATCATAACAGCGCAAGCGGCGCGGCTTTTTGCGGCCCCGGCAACGTTGGCAACAACATCTCGGGCTGCGTCGGCGACAGGCGCGGCTATGTGCTCGATACGCTCGGGATCGACGTCAACAACACGACGAGGTTCAATGTCGGCGATTGGCGCAACGCGGTTACACTCGGCCTCGATGCGTTTCAGGATGACGTGAAAACCTTCGATAGTCGTGGCAATTCCAACATCACCACGCCGAGCGGCCTGCGGACCGTGTCCGGCGGGTTCGCGCAGTTGAAGCAGAACTATTCGACCTGGTTTGAGGCCGTCAGCGCAATCCGCTACGATCGCTACGATCTGCATTCGCCGACAGTGGCGACCGGCGGCGGCGGCGACCGCTTCTCGCCGAAGTTCACGGTCGGCGTGACGCCGGTGCCTGGCTTCACGCCGTATGCCAGCTATGCCGAAGGCTACCGCGCGCCCGCGATTACCGAGACTTTGATCGCCGGCGCACATGCCACCGGCGGTGGTCCCGCTCTCTTCCCGTGCCCGGGCGGCACTGCCGGCCTGTTCTGCTTCCTGTCCAATCCGAACCTGAGGCCGGAGGTCGGCAAGAACAAGGAAGTCGGCGTTAATCTCAAGTACAACGACGTGTTCGCGGCCGGCGACAGCTTCCGCGGCAAGTTCAATGTCTTCCGCAATGACGTGGATGGTTATATCGACCTCGTTGCGTCGGCCCCGCGACCAGCCATCCTGGTCCCGGTCCCCGGCCTGTTTAGCCAGTTCTATCAGTATCAGAACATCGCGCACGCCCGGATCGAAGGCTTCGAGTGGGAAACTGCGTATGACACCGGCCTGTGGTATGTCGGTTTCTCAGGTCACCTGATGCAGGGCAAGAACGTCGCTACCAATGTTGGGCTCTCGACTATCACCCCGCGCAAGATCACGACGACCGGCGGCGTGCGTCTGCTTGACCGCAGGCTGATCCTGGCGGCGCAATGGTCCTCATTCGGTCCCAACAACGACGTGCCCGCCGGCTACCTGCCCGCGACCGGCTATGAGCTGGTCAATCTGTACCTGACCTGGCACGCGACCAAGGACATTATGTTCACGGCATCGATCGACAATCTCTTGAACCAGTACTATCGGCCCTATGCGATCCCCGGCAATTCGACTGACGGCACCAACCAAAACGATGTGCTTTGGTCCAGCCCCGGACCGGGCAGGGTCTACAAGGCCGGATTGAAGATTCACTTTGGCGGAGTGTAG
- the hemP gene encoding hemin uptake protein HemP: MSAATGDKLGAARTQAGNPASAARSLAISGNRIDSRELFATEREIIIAHGEEHYRLRLTSQNKLILTK; encoded by the coding sequence ATGTCCGCAGCAACAGGAGACAAGCTCGGAGCCGCCCGGACGCAAGCCGGCAATCCCGCTTCCGCAGCCAGATCGCTTGCCATCAGCGGCAACCGGATCGACAGCCGCGAACTGTTCGCCACCGAGCGCGAGATCATCATCGCGCATGGCGAGGAGCACTATCGCCTGCGGCTGACGTCGCAGAACAAGCTGATCCTGACCAAGTGA
- a CDS encoding heme/hemin ABC transporter substrate-binding protein, with product MTIRRTLAMSAAAGCFLLGGVALAAGITVHDARNRDVTIADPARIVSIGGAITEILYALGFEDRLVGVDSTSLYPPAALRDKPNVGYMRQLSAEGVLGLNPSLVLAAQGSGPKETMDVLEAAKVPLVLVPETFSEAGLLDKIKLVGHAMDADKRAECLTAAVSDDLAQLRELRARVTKPVRVMFVMSLLNGRAMAAGKNTAANEIIALAGGVNAIDGYDGYKIINDEAIVAAKPDVVLSIQRGKDSVVAETVYLHPAFALTPVAANKTFISMEGLYLLGFGPRTAAAARDLSIKLYPALAPQAEKFKPVALTADCRK from the coding sequence ATGACAATTCGTCGCACGCTCGCAATGTCGGCCGCCGCGGGCTGCTTCCTGCTCGGCGGCGTCGCGCTCGCTGCGGGCATTACCGTGCATGATGCCCGCAACCGCGACGTCACGATCGCAGATCCCGCGCGGATCGTCTCGATCGGCGGCGCGATCACGGAAATTCTCTATGCGCTCGGTTTCGAGGATCGCCTCGTCGGCGTCGACTCGACCAGCCTCTATCCGCCTGCGGCGCTGCGCGACAAACCGAACGTCGGCTACATGCGCCAGCTTTCGGCCGAGGGCGTGCTCGGGCTCAACCCCTCCCTGGTGCTGGCGGCGCAAGGGTCCGGGCCGAAGGAAACCATGGACGTGCTGGAAGCCGCCAAGGTGCCGCTGGTGCTGGTGCCCGAAACCTTTTCGGAAGCAGGCCTGCTCGACAAGATCAAGCTGGTCGGCCACGCCATGGACGCGGACAAGAGGGCCGAATGCCTGACCGCAGCGGTGTCGGACGATTTGGCGCAACTGCGCGAGCTGCGCGCCAGGGTGACGAAGCCGGTGCGCGTGATGTTCGTGATGTCGCTGTTGAACGGCCGGGCGATGGCCGCCGGAAAGAACACCGCGGCGAACGAGATCATCGCACTCGCCGGCGGCGTCAACGCCATCGACGGCTACGACGGCTACAAGATCATCAACGACGAGGCGATCGTGGCGGCGAAGCCCGACGTGGTGCTCTCGATCCAGCGCGGCAAGGATTCGGTGGTCGCCGAGACAGTGTATCTTCATCCGGCCTTCGCGCTGACCCCGGTCGCGGCCAACAAGACCTTCATCTCGATGGAAGGCCTCTACCTGCTCGGCTTCGGACCGCGCACGGCGGCCGCCGCCCGCGATCTCTCGATCAAGCTCTATCCGGCGCTGGCGCCGCAGGCCGAGAAATTCAAGCCTGTGGCACTCACCGCCGATTGCCGGAAATGA